One genomic region from Mangifera indica cultivar Alphonso chromosome 17, CATAS_Mindica_2.1, whole genome shotgun sequence encodes:
- the LOC123201165 gene encoding L10-interacting MYB domain-containing protein isoform X1: MASQMSATNDRSRTYWTPTMERYFVDLMLEQMHRGNRIGHTFNKQAWTDMLTMFNAKFGSQYDKDVLKSRYTNLWKQFNDVKNLLDQAGFSWDENRQMVVADDCIWNAYIKVHPDARSYKTKALLNFTDLCLIYGYTTADGRYSLSSHDLDFDDEVQGINMGDGMSSLGPISNERSRTEWTVAMDQYFIELLLDQVGKGNKTDNTFSKQAWTDMLVLFNAKFGAQHGKRVLRHRYKKLWKYFSDVKVLLKQDGFSWDETQQMLAANDSVWDAYIKAHPHARAYRMKTLPNYIDLALIYGDTVDNEISSHLHQDNELEICNVGIKAVSVGEGKGSQTPNVNDRTRTYWTPPMDRYLIDLLLEQVDRGNKLGQTFISQAWNDMITAFNEKFRSHHDKDVLKNRYKHLRRLYNEIKNLLQHSGFSWDETRDMVTAEDHIWDAYIKEHPDARSYRVKTVPSYLKLCVIFGEEIYDGRYNRLAQTIDSNCEIPVLMTVFEKNDDLITSINPFETGWTPPMEQYFIDLLLEQWNEGNKINHSFNEQSWDHIVEAFNTKFGLHFDKYILENQCFCLMKQHEDICNLLQHSGFSWDETQQMVIGDDIVWETYIKEYPNAISYRNKFLGNFGDLCKIYGNEVFNGGQEVQDMGVEPHNETLELEIQGISGELQNWVEDDLILDQHRKRPLSTLSVPGRSNKVQKTGKEMQNGVSEMGDVATSLISKKENKNHIAIETAISALQAIPDIDDELLLDACDLLEDERKAKMFLALDFTLRKKWLLRKLRP; this comes from the exons ATGGCTAGTCAGATGTCAGCAACCAATGATCGGTCGAGGACTTACTGGACACCGACAATGGAGCGGTATTTTGTTGATCTTATGTTAGAGCAGATGCACAGAGGAAACAGAATAGGCCATACATTCAATAAGCAGGCATGGACTGACATGCTTACCATGTTCAATGCAAAATTTGGATCTCAGTATGACAAAGATGTCTTAAAAAGTCGGTATACAAATTTGTGGAAGCAATTCAATGATGTAAAAAATCTTCTTGATCAGGCTGGATTTTCTTGGGATGAAAATCGGCAAATGGTGGTTGCCGATGATTGTATCTGGAATGCGTATATTAAG GTTCACCCAGATGCACGATCCTACAAGACTAAAGCATTGCTCAATTTTACTGATTTGTGCTTGATATATGGGTATACAACTGCTGATGGAAGATACAGCCTATCAAGTCATGATCTAGACTTCGATGATGAAGTCCAAGGAATAAATATGG GTGATGGAATGAGCAGCCTTGGCCCAATAAGTAACGAGCGTTCAAGGACAGAGTGGACAGTAGCTATGGACCAATATTTCATTGAGCTTCTGTTGGACCAAGTTGGAAAAGGCAATAAGACTGATAATACATTCAGCAAACAAGCCTGGACAGATATGCTTGTTTTGTTCAATGCAAAATTTGGTGCACAACATGGGAAAAGAGTTTTAAGACATCGATACAAGAAATTGTGGAAGTATTTTAGTGATGTGAAGGTTCTTCTGAAACAGGATGGCTTTTCTTGGGATGAAACACAACAAATGCTTGCAGCCAACGATTCTGTTTGGGATGCTTATATCAAG GCACATCCGCATGCGAGGGCGTACAGGATGAAAACCTTGCCAAACTACATTGATTTGGCTCTTATATACGGGGACACGGTTGACAATGAAATTAGCAGTCATTTGCATCAGGACAATGAGCTGGAGATTTGCAATGTGGGAATAAAGGCTG TGTCTGTAGGTGAAGGAAAAGGGAGCCAAACCCCTAATGTTAATGATCGAACAAGAACATACTGGACACCGCCCATGGATCGTTATCTCATTGACTTATTACTAGAACAGGTGGACAGAGGAAACAAGCTTGGCCAGACTTTCATAAGTCAGGCTTGGAATGACATGATTACAGCCTTCAATGAGAAATTCCGTTCTCATCACGACAAAGATGTCTTGAAGAATCGATACAAACATTTGAGGAGGCTGTACAATGAAATAAAGAATCTTCTTCAGCACAGTGGGTTCTCATGGGATGAGACACGAGATATGGTAACTGCTGAAGATCATATTTGGGATGCTTATATTAAG GAACATCCCGATGCTCGATCATATAGAGTAAAAACAGTGCCAAGTTATCTTAAACTTTGTGTTATATTTGGAGAAGAAATCTATGATGGTAGATACAATCGTTTGGCTCAAACTATTGACTCCAACTGCGAAATTCCTGTTCTGATGACTG tttttgaaaaaaatgacgATCTCATTACAAGTATCAACCCTTTTGAAACTGGATGGACACCACCAATGGAACAATATTTTATTGACCTTTTGTTGGAGCAGTGGAATGAAGGCAATAAGATTAATCACAGTTTTAATGAGCAATCATGGGATCACATAGTTGAAGCATTCAATACAAAATTTGGACTTCACTTTGACAAATACATTCTGGAAAATCAGTGCTTCTGCCTGATGAAACAGCATGAAGACATCTGCAACCTTCTCCAGCATAGTGGGTTTTCCTGGGATGAAACTCAACAAATGGTAATCGGTGATGACATTGTCTGGGAAACTTATATCAAG GAATATCCAAATGCAATCTCCTACAGAAACAAGTTCTTGGGCAATTTTGGGGATTTATGCAAGATTTATGGGAATGAAGTGTTTAATGGAGGACAAGAAGTGCAGGATATGGGAGTTGAGCCTCATAATGAAACACTTGAGTTAGAGATACAAGGAATCTCTGGAGAATTACAAAATTGGGTTGAAGATGATCTAATACTTGATCAACATAGAAAGCGGCCATTGTCAACACTGTCAGTCCCTGGACGGTCAAACAAAGTGCAGAAAACCGGCAAGGAGATGCAGAATGGTGTTTCTGAGATGGGTGATGTAGCCACATCATTAATTAGCAAGAAAGAGAATAAGAATCACATAGCAATAGAAACTGCTATCAGCGCACTTCAAGCTATACCGGATATAGATGATGAGCTATTGCTGGATGCTTGTGATCTCTTAGAAGATGAAAGAAAAGCGAAGATGTTCTTGGCGTTGGATTTTACGCTGCGAAAAAAGTGGTTACTAAGAAAGCTTCGCCCGTAG
- the LOC123201165 gene encoding L10-interacting MYB domain-containing protein isoform X2 — MASQMSATNDRSRTYWTPTMERYFVDLMLEQMHRGNRIGHTFNKQAWTDMLTMFNAKFGSQYDKDVLKSRYTNLWKQFNDVKNLLDQAGFSWDENRQMVVADDCIWNAYIKVHPDARSYKTKALLNFTDLCLIYGYTTADGRYSLSSHDLDFDDEVQGINMGDGMSSLGPISNERSRTEWTVAMDQYFIELLLDQVGKGNKTDNTFSKQAWTDMLVLFNAKFGAQHGKRVLRHRYKKLWKYFSDVKVLLKQDGFSWDETQQMLAANDSVWDAYIKAHPHARAYRMKTLPNYIDLALIYGDTVDNEISSHLHQDNELEICNVGIKAGEGKGSQTPNVNDRTRTYWTPPMDRYLIDLLLEQVDRGNKLGQTFISQAWNDMITAFNEKFRSHHDKDVLKNRYKHLRRLYNEIKNLLQHSGFSWDETRDMVTAEDHIWDAYIKEHPDARSYRVKTVPSYLKLCVIFGEEIYDGRYNRLAQTIDSNCEIPVLMTVFEKNDDLITSINPFETGWTPPMEQYFIDLLLEQWNEGNKINHSFNEQSWDHIVEAFNTKFGLHFDKYILENQCFCLMKQHEDICNLLQHSGFSWDETQQMVIGDDIVWETYIKEYPNAISYRNKFLGNFGDLCKIYGNEVFNGGQEVQDMGVEPHNETLELEIQGISGELQNWVEDDLILDQHRKRPLSTLSVPGRSNKVQKTGKEMQNGVSEMGDVATSLISKKENKNHIAIETAISALQAIPDIDDELLLDACDLLEDERKAKMFLALDFTLRKKWLLRKLRP, encoded by the exons ATGGCTAGTCAGATGTCAGCAACCAATGATCGGTCGAGGACTTACTGGACACCGACAATGGAGCGGTATTTTGTTGATCTTATGTTAGAGCAGATGCACAGAGGAAACAGAATAGGCCATACATTCAATAAGCAGGCATGGACTGACATGCTTACCATGTTCAATGCAAAATTTGGATCTCAGTATGACAAAGATGTCTTAAAAAGTCGGTATACAAATTTGTGGAAGCAATTCAATGATGTAAAAAATCTTCTTGATCAGGCTGGATTTTCTTGGGATGAAAATCGGCAAATGGTGGTTGCCGATGATTGTATCTGGAATGCGTATATTAAG GTTCACCCAGATGCACGATCCTACAAGACTAAAGCATTGCTCAATTTTACTGATTTGTGCTTGATATATGGGTATACAACTGCTGATGGAAGATACAGCCTATCAAGTCATGATCTAGACTTCGATGATGAAGTCCAAGGAATAAATATGG GTGATGGAATGAGCAGCCTTGGCCCAATAAGTAACGAGCGTTCAAGGACAGAGTGGACAGTAGCTATGGACCAATATTTCATTGAGCTTCTGTTGGACCAAGTTGGAAAAGGCAATAAGACTGATAATACATTCAGCAAACAAGCCTGGACAGATATGCTTGTTTTGTTCAATGCAAAATTTGGTGCACAACATGGGAAAAGAGTTTTAAGACATCGATACAAGAAATTGTGGAAGTATTTTAGTGATGTGAAGGTTCTTCTGAAACAGGATGGCTTTTCTTGGGATGAAACACAACAAATGCTTGCAGCCAACGATTCTGTTTGGGATGCTTATATCAAG GCACATCCGCATGCGAGGGCGTACAGGATGAAAACCTTGCCAAACTACATTGATTTGGCTCTTATATACGGGGACACGGTTGACAATGAAATTAGCAGTCATTTGCATCAGGACAATGAGCTGGAGATTTGCAATGTGGGAATAAAGGCTG GTGAAGGAAAAGGGAGCCAAACCCCTAATGTTAATGATCGAACAAGAACATACTGGACACCGCCCATGGATCGTTATCTCATTGACTTATTACTAGAACAGGTGGACAGAGGAAACAAGCTTGGCCAGACTTTCATAAGTCAGGCTTGGAATGACATGATTACAGCCTTCAATGAGAAATTCCGTTCTCATCACGACAAAGATGTCTTGAAGAATCGATACAAACATTTGAGGAGGCTGTACAATGAAATAAAGAATCTTCTTCAGCACAGTGGGTTCTCATGGGATGAGACACGAGATATGGTAACTGCTGAAGATCATATTTGGGATGCTTATATTAAG GAACATCCCGATGCTCGATCATATAGAGTAAAAACAGTGCCAAGTTATCTTAAACTTTGTGTTATATTTGGAGAAGAAATCTATGATGGTAGATACAATCGTTTGGCTCAAACTATTGACTCCAACTGCGAAATTCCTGTTCTGATGACTG tttttgaaaaaaatgacgATCTCATTACAAGTATCAACCCTTTTGAAACTGGATGGACACCACCAATGGAACAATATTTTATTGACCTTTTGTTGGAGCAGTGGAATGAAGGCAATAAGATTAATCACAGTTTTAATGAGCAATCATGGGATCACATAGTTGAAGCATTCAATACAAAATTTGGACTTCACTTTGACAAATACATTCTGGAAAATCAGTGCTTCTGCCTGATGAAACAGCATGAAGACATCTGCAACCTTCTCCAGCATAGTGGGTTTTCCTGGGATGAAACTCAACAAATGGTAATCGGTGATGACATTGTCTGGGAAACTTATATCAAG GAATATCCAAATGCAATCTCCTACAGAAACAAGTTCTTGGGCAATTTTGGGGATTTATGCAAGATTTATGGGAATGAAGTGTTTAATGGAGGACAAGAAGTGCAGGATATGGGAGTTGAGCCTCATAATGAAACACTTGAGTTAGAGATACAAGGAATCTCTGGAGAATTACAAAATTGGGTTGAAGATGATCTAATACTTGATCAACATAGAAAGCGGCCATTGTCAACACTGTCAGTCCCTGGACGGTCAAACAAAGTGCAGAAAACCGGCAAGGAGATGCAGAATGGTGTTTCTGAGATGGGTGATGTAGCCACATCATTAATTAGCAAGAAAGAGAATAAGAATCACATAGCAATAGAAACTGCTATCAGCGCACTTCAAGCTATACCGGATATAGATGATGAGCTATTGCTGGATGCTTGTGATCTCTTAGAAGATGAAAGAAAAGCGAAGATGTTCTTGGCGTTGGATTTTACGCTGCGAAAAAAGTGGTTACTAAGAAAGCTTCGCCCGTAG
- the LOC123200996 gene encoding probable folate-biopterin transporter 2 isoform X2, with protein MGEEMNLEGPVEAKEENEPPKGSCCECFWIPIDWIKMLATEMHWTFVFGVVVVYGISQGLGGALFRVGTEYYMKDVQKVQPSESQVYSGITSIPWIVKPLWGLLTDVLPIYGYRRRPYFILAGFLGVISMLVLSLLQNLHLALAVLSLTAGSTGVAIADVTIDACIAQNSISHPSLASDMQSLCTLCASIGALVGYSISGIFVHLIGPKGVYGLMTIPYGLVFLVGILLNEPQVPDFNYKQVNQKFLDAGKAMWTTLKFPLVWRPCLYMYLSFTLSLNIYEGLFYWYTDSEAGPAFSQETVGYILSIGPVGSMLAAILYQNSLKDYPFRDILFWAQLLSGLSGMLDLMLVLRLNLAFGIPDFVAIVIDEGVSRMVGQMKWMPLLVLSSRLCPSGIEGTFFALLMSIDNAGLLSSSWLGGLLLHVLKVTRSQFDNLWLAIIIRNISRLAPLCIIFLVPRGDPDSSFLPDEVPSSEEATCDSDQEPENIELVALVNGVDDDSR; from the exons ATGGGGGAGGAAATGAATCTGGAAGGCCCTGTAGAGGCTAAAGAGGAAAATGAACCCCCAAAAGGAAGCTGCTGTGAATGTTTTTGGATTCCAATTGATTGGATCAAAATGCTTGCCACTGAAATGCACTGGACTTTTGTGTTTGGGGTTGTGGTTGTTTATGGAATCAGCCAAGGATTAGGTGGAGCTCTTTTTCGTGTTGGGACTGAGTATTACATGAAGGATGTTCAGAAGGTGCAGCCTTCTGAGTCTCAGGTCTATTCAGGAATCACTTCAATTCCTTGGATTGTCAAGCCTCTTTGGGGACTTCTCACTGATGTTCTCCCTATTTATGGGTACAGAAGACGCCCTTATTTCATCTTAGctg GTTTTCTAGGTGTCATCTCTATGCTAGTGCTGTCATTACTCCAAAATCTGCATCTTGCATTAGCTGTGTTGTCATTAACAGCAGGAAGTACTGGGGTAGCCATAGCAGATGTGACGATTGATGCGTGTATTGCACAGAACAGCATTAGTCATCCTTCTTTGGCATCTGATATGCAGAGCTTGTGTACTCTATGTGCTTCAATTGGGGCTCTTGTGGGCTACTCCATTAGTGGCATTTTTGTTCATCTAATAGGACCTAAG GGAGTCTATGGCTTGATGACAATTCCATATGGACTTGTCTTTCTAGTTGGAATTCTGCTCAATGAGCCCCAAGTACCAGACTTCAATTACAAACAG GTGAACCAGAAGTTTCTTGATGCTGGAAAGGCTATGTGGACAACATTAAAGTTCCCACTTGTATGGAGGCCATGTTTGTACATGTATCTGTCATTTACATTGAGCTTGAATATCTATGAAGGATTGTTCTATTGGTATACAGACTCGGAAGCTGGTCCAGCCTTCTCCCAG GAAACTGTGGGATACATACTCTCTATTGGTCCAGTCGGCTCCATGTTGGCAGCAATACTGTATCAGAATTCTCTGAAGGATTACCCTTTTCGAGACATTCTATTCTGGGCTCAATTGCTTTCTGGTTTATCCGGAATGCTGGATTTGATGCTGGTTTTACGGCTGAACCTGGCTTTCGGCATTCCAGACTTTGTGGCCATTGTCATTGATGAAGGTGTCTCAAGAATGGTTGGCCAAATGAAGTGGATGCCTCTCCTTGTGCTCAGTTCCAGGCTCTGTCCCTCTGGCATTGAAGGAACTTTCTTTGCTCTTCTTATGTCCATTGACAATGCTGGACTCCTGTCATCGTCCTGGCTAGGCGGCCTGCTGCTGCATGTGTTGAAGGTCACAAGGTCCCAATTTGACAACTTATGGCTGGCAATTATAATCAGAAACATATCAAGACTTGCTCCactttgtataatatttttggtGCCCAGAGGTGATCCGGATTCCTCCTTCCTGCCTGATGAAGTTCCAAGTTCAGAAGAGGCCACCTGCGACAGCGATCAGGAACCTGAGAATATTGAGCTGGTAGCCCTTGTTAatggtgttgatgatgatagTAGATAG
- the LOC123200996 gene encoding probable folate-biopterin transporter 2 isoform X1 has protein sequence MGEEMNLEGPVEAKEENEPPKGSCCECFWIPIDWIKMLATEMHWTFVFGVVVVYGISQGLGGALFRVGTEYYMKDVQKVQPSESQVYSGITSIPWIVKPLWGLLTDVLPIYGYRRRPYFILAGFLGVISMLVLSLLQNLHLALAVLSLTAGSTGVAIADVTIDACIAQNSISHPSLASDMQSLCTLCASIGALVGYSISGIFVHLIGPKGVYGLMTIPYGLVFLVGILLNEPQVPDFNYKQVTVITSSCFYLIIHSYINSMFVAQVNQKFLDAGKAMWTTLKFPLVWRPCLYMYLSFTLSLNIYEGLFYWYTDSEAGPAFSQETVGYILSIGPVGSMLAAILYQNSLKDYPFRDILFWAQLLSGLSGMLDLMLVLRLNLAFGIPDFVAIVIDEGVSRMVGQMKWMPLLVLSSRLCPSGIEGTFFALLMSIDNAGLLSSSWLGGLLLHVLKVTRSQFDNLWLAIIIRNISRLAPLCIIFLVPRGDPDSSFLPDEVPSSEEATCDSDQEPENIELVALVNGVDDDSR, from the exons ATGGGGGAGGAAATGAATCTGGAAGGCCCTGTAGAGGCTAAAGAGGAAAATGAACCCCCAAAAGGAAGCTGCTGTGAATGTTTTTGGATTCCAATTGATTGGATCAAAATGCTTGCCACTGAAATGCACTGGACTTTTGTGTTTGGGGTTGTGGTTGTTTATGGAATCAGCCAAGGATTAGGTGGAGCTCTTTTTCGTGTTGGGACTGAGTATTACATGAAGGATGTTCAGAAGGTGCAGCCTTCTGAGTCTCAGGTCTATTCAGGAATCACTTCAATTCCTTGGATTGTCAAGCCTCTTTGGGGACTTCTCACTGATGTTCTCCCTATTTATGGGTACAGAAGACGCCCTTATTTCATCTTAGctg GTTTTCTAGGTGTCATCTCTATGCTAGTGCTGTCATTACTCCAAAATCTGCATCTTGCATTAGCTGTGTTGTCATTAACAGCAGGAAGTACTGGGGTAGCCATAGCAGATGTGACGATTGATGCGTGTATTGCACAGAACAGCATTAGTCATCCTTCTTTGGCATCTGATATGCAGAGCTTGTGTACTCTATGTGCTTCAATTGGGGCTCTTGTGGGCTACTCCATTAGTGGCATTTTTGTTCATCTAATAGGACCTAAG GGAGTCTATGGCTTGATGACAATTCCATATGGACTTGTCTTTCTAGTTGGAATTCTGCTCAATGAGCCCCAAGTACCAGACTTCAATTACAAACAGGTAACCGTCATCACTTCATCTTGTTTTTACTTGATAATACATTCATATATTAATTCTATGTTTGTGGCTCAGGTGAACCAGAAGTTTCTTGATGCTGGAAAGGCTATGTGGACAACATTAAAGTTCCCACTTGTATGGAGGCCATGTTTGTACATGTATCTGTCATTTACATTGAGCTTGAATATCTATGAAGGATTGTTCTATTGGTATACAGACTCGGAAGCTGGTCCAGCCTTCTCCCAG GAAACTGTGGGATACATACTCTCTATTGGTCCAGTCGGCTCCATGTTGGCAGCAATACTGTATCAGAATTCTCTGAAGGATTACCCTTTTCGAGACATTCTATTCTGGGCTCAATTGCTTTCTGGTTTATCCGGAATGCTGGATTTGATGCTGGTTTTACGGCTGAACCTGGCTTTCGGCATTCCAGACTTTGTGGCCATTGTCATTGATGAAGGTGTCTCAAGAATGGTTGGCCAAATGAAGTGGATGCCTCTCCTTGTGCTCAGTTCCAGGCTCTGTCCCTCTGGCATTGAAGGAACTTTCTTTGCTCTTCTTATGTCCATTGACAATGCTGGACTCCTGTCATCGTCCTGGCTAGGCGGCCTGCTGCTGCATGTGTTGAAGGTCACAAGGTCCCAATTTGACAACTTATGGCTGGCAATTATAATCAGAAACATATCAAGACTTGCTCCactttgtataatatttttggtGCCCAGAGGTGATCCGGATTCCTCCTTCCTGCCTGATGAAGTTCCAAGTTCAGAAGAGGCCACCTGCGACAGCGATCAGGAACCTGAGAATATTGAGCTGGTAGCCCTTGTTAatggtgttgatgatgatagTAGATAG
- the LOC123200397 gene encoding probable steroid-binding protein 3, with protein sequence MEFTPQQLLQYNSTDPSTPFYVAIKGCVFDVTTGKTFYGPGGACAMFAGKDASRALAKMSKNDEDITSSLDGPSDKEIGVLADWEKKFEAKYPVVGRVVS encoded by the coding sequence atggaGTTCACGCCACAGCAGCTTCTGCAATACAACAGTACCGACCCATCAACACCCTTCTACGTTGCCATCAAAGGCTGCGTCTTCGATGTGACAACTGGCAAAACCTTTTACGGCCCAGGCGGTGCGTGCGCCATGTTCGCAGGCAAGGATGCAAGCAGAGCTTTAGCAAAAATGAGCAAGAACGACGAGGATATCACTTCCTCTCTCGATGGTCCGTCCGATAAAGAGATCGGTGTTCTTGCTGATTGGGAGAAGAAGTTCGAAGCTAAGTATCCGGTTGTTGGTCGTGTTGTTTCTTAA
- the LOC123200061 gene encoding ER membrane protein complex subunit 4-like isoform X1, with protein sequence MEKGKAVMGSGRRWAIDFTNNSTTPSSRDIPDPPGFTRASQDQDDSTTSRQKKDAEANWKAQKAWEVAQAPFKNLLMMGFMMWMAGSTVHLFSIGITFSALWQPISALQGVGKVFEPYKDSKVDLLGPKLLFIALNLGGLALGVWKLNTLGLLPTHASDWVSSLPPAQEVEYSGGGIPLR encoded by the exons ATGGAGAAGGGTAAAGCAGTGATGGGCTCGGGGCGAAGATGGGCAATTGATTTCACAAACAATTCAACCACGCCGTCCTCACGTGATATTCCTGATCCTCCTGGCTTCACTCGTGCTTCTCAAGATCAG GATGATTCAACCACCAGTCGCCAAAAGAAAGATGCCGAAGCTAATTGGAAGGCTCAG AAAGCTTGGGAAGTTGCACAGGCTCCTTTCAAGAATCTGCTAATGATGGGGTTCATGATGTGGATGGCTGGAAGTACTGTACATCTTTTCAGCATTGGTATTACTTTTTCAGCTCTCTGGCAGCCTATAAGTGCTCTTCAAGGAGTCGGAAAGG TTTTTGAGCCTTACAAAGACAGTAAAGTTGATCTTTTGGGGCCTAAGCTGCTTTTCATTGCCCTTAATTTGGGAGGTTTAGCACTTGGTGTCTGGAAG CTTAACACGTTGGGGCTTCTTCCGACCCATGCTTCTGATTGGGTTTCATCGTTGCCCCCGGCTCAG GAAGTTGAATATTCAGGAGGCGGTATTCCTCTTCGTTAA
- the LOC123200061 gene encoding ER membrane protein complex subunit 4-like isoform X2 yields MEKGKAVMGSGRRWAIDFTNNSTTPSSRDIPDPPGFTRASQDQDDSTTSRQKKDAEANWKAQKAWEVAQAPFKNLLMMGFMMWMAGSTVHLFSIGITFSALWQPISALQGVGKGKPNASDLYNAIIFLLPTLSIYLCSRTLPCQFLSLTKTVKLIFWGLSCFSLPLIWEV; encoded by the exons ATGGAGAAGGGTAAAGCAGTGATGGGCTCGGGGCGAAGATGGGCAATTGATTTCACAAACAATTCAACCACGCCGTCCTCACGTGATATTCCTGATCCTCCTGGCTTCACTCGTGCTTCTCAAGATCAG GATGATTCAACCACCAGTCGCCAAAAGAAAGATGCCGAAGCTAATTGGAAGGCTCAG AAAGCTTGGGAAGTTGCACAGGCTCCTTTCAAGAATCTGCTAATGATGGGGTTCATGATGTGGATGGCTGGAAGTACTGTACATCTTTTCAGCATTGGTATTACTTTTTCAGCTCTCTGGCAGCCTATAAGTGCTCTTCAAGGAGTCGGAAAGGGTAAGCCCAATGCTAGTGATTTGTATAATGCAATTATTTTCCTCTTGCCTACGCTAAGTATTTATCTATGTTCCAGGACTCTTCCATGTCAG TTTTTGAGCCTTACAAAGACAGTAAAGTTGATCTTTTGGGGCCTAAGCTGCTTTTCATTGCCCTTAATTTGGGAGGTTTAG
- the LOC123201035 gene encoding VQ motif-containing protein 4-like, with translation MERHRHHHHHLHHHTIISSPSSPSPTTFVQADANTFRDLVQRLTGLTSSDSEKLPVTTPGPSSRLPSKPAIPLDPTAPRRSPFKLQERRHTTRKLEIKLGHTTLRTPTNHYSPRQTHRLDSPIPSPVTPLGSDSLFFPSSGTASPSSPALSEEEKAIAEKGFYLHPSPLNTPRGSEPPELLTLFPLTSPRQKAQD, from the coding sequence ATGGAAAGGCACCGCCACCATcaccaccacctccaccaccacaCCATTATTTCGTCGCCGTCATCGCCGTCACCAACTACTTTTGTTCAAGCAGATGCCAACACTTTCAGAGACTTGGTCCAAAGGCTGACCGGCTTGACCAGTTCCGACTCTGAAAAGCTACCCGTTACTACCCCCGGCCCTTCTTCTCGACTCCCTTCTAAACCCGCCATACCACTCGACCCAACCGCCCCGCGCCGGTCGCCTTTCAAGCTTCAAGAGCGGAGACACACCACGAGAAAGCTCGAAATCAAGCTAGGCCACACCACTCTCCGTACCCCAACAAATCATTACTCTCCACGCCAAACTCACCGACTCGACTCACCGATTCCTAGCCCAGTAACCCCACTGGGATCCGATTCTCTGTTTTTCCCCAGCTCAGGTACTGCTTCACCTTCCTCCCCCGCTCtttcagaagaagaaaaagccATTGCTGAAAAGGGTTTTTACTTGCACCCATCGCCTTTAAATACACCAAGAGGAAGCGAGCCGCCGGAGCTTTTGACTCTGTTTCCACTAACCTCACCCCGTCAGAAAGCTCAAGATTAG